In the Drosophila biarmipes strain raj3 chromosome X, RU_DBia_V1.1, whole genome shotgun sequence genome, one interval contains:
- the LOC108035773 gene encoding streptococcal hemagglutinin isoform X1 encodes MQQMDDPPSLPVGTEVSAKYKGAFCEAKVSKVVRNIKVKVAYKQGLGSGIVSDDAIKAPTGQLRVSAVVEVRHPDRKEIVEATITKIQDCSQYTVVFDDGDITTLRRTALCLKSGRHFNESETLDQLPLTHPEHFGNPVVGGRRGRRRGHLNEDSSEDDEESDAKEVVNEKEENIGKVVCVETESKKKDKEKWFPALVVAPTAQATVRIRVKDEYLVRSFKDGRYYTVPKKEATEFTREVASKQDVPAVQAALEFLDSSILPAHWDRDSLFGLSNISSDDEGEIDSDSSDDEPHEEKDRFVAQLYKYMDDRGTPLNKVPSIQSRDVDLYRLFRAVQKRGGYNRVTSQNQWKLIAMRLGFTPCTVSVMNLVKQAYKKFLQPYGDFHRKLGCSMLMTSRNSNRSKGRSLVRANSVASPKPMETTKTETISKLAQPNQTSVVASTSSSAAAATASSTPARAVSTASQSAAEESGNTSESSVVVEPPKKQRKGSAASSQQGKVKSLVEKYEEKSTAAQNSSTASVTGPAASGSSTVTPATSGAPSTPANSSSATSGGSTAAPSAGSNKDAESDLPLAKIKAAAAAAASTRHSMEKETNTSSGSSASASSKANSAEMQRSRDASPSVAAPPPAGAGTSAASATSQPASTKKEKHQRSKQADKEKDKDKEEKQASSGKRKKEKISVEKIDTGDFVVGIGDKLKVNYHEKKSPSSHGSTYEAKVIEISVQRGVPMYLVHYTGWNNRYDEWVPRERIAENLTKGSKQKTRTISTSSANSGSGGGGGGSLSVQGSQPPGVADKLQTGKDGFSKMPPSAGNSSGPGAPLPSGSLGGASSTPSLLSTVVKTPTTGGAKRGRGRSDSMPPRSTTPSSVVPHSARTKSPAASQTQLQPQMKKRPTRVVPGTTTPRRVSDASMASESDSDSDEPVRRPKRQSAKEKPQTGKAQQPGKGRVASRASSTAPAPHPSDDSEEDEEDDEPAAARAAPSKQQQQQAASVRGSRAGGNRAMSSGAASAKGRDYDLSEIRSELKGFQPKLLTNSATNEDRKDIAKQESSAEPALQDIKKEPKQESSAKSSSTELSSETESYVDEDSQSSDYRKQPKGAGAGKKESMSSTSKSHHEPVTKRELAVKEEPLKIEPKTEPKDEEPKTKPFLSGADIKPTALIAPARFGNASAPQAASSSVPGSSTAKYTSVIVEKHLTIGGKKSSEQHVPKKLDQVKKQSGGAAATASGSSLSGQESKKFAEPVANLKVEMPAACSPSSSSSSSSSLCSTGSAASSSSATRSLPDMSKLEISSGTAPGPTATAAASQPGNAAPPSSSGAAKESKYSSSGGTATGLGLSIRKLLSSDVYEFKDTEPFEFEKRISPMASVGGTVAAGATGGGAVVGAGASVITAVMPTPGASGSGGTASASTSAAAVVSSAARKQALKASAMLQSLEQHQLPPAGHERSYNPMTTAITGLTAPKLKKRGSPLKEPALSLEKPKIYKQDKDQVQQPPEQKAQQLTPSTLKVLQPIGQVSPATSNPVKMHTPPGSAAHAASGASLNTPTSSSGQALLSASSTPSQLAPHHATPFDALRKSPSFNLNITALNEELAQTVQETTRALTDALQPPTTPGPPSLPTSVSIPAPVTPVITPTPTAVLSCPSTPPTGASAVLASPKLSTPPQSSNANKPPAPHIVGSPFIETRNVFELSTSNEGSGYSSGESKDNKLEKLENVKILLAGAAGPFDLDAGSYEQKPSSIADKVLKAISQKKEEVENNKSKPQAEPIAAAKTSGSEEVVPTPPAKLELCSSAIKLDTLKLLSEPLKIQTGPLLGELYRPGPATSSPETKSILESSLPAKNSELSETIQKLECAIQQRKTPVGGALSLASSTAGTPPAAHTPNSTATAGAGFSDESMDSTDSEQRLVIEDVIAEEHTTTTTTGEQKSPGSGQEEGQTTTATMVTTVTVETEGTSSSTPTPPVPAPVKLEVSAKALPGIQAPIPLKPSEGSSFAGKLAAVTRPPPLAKLQQQEEVGQAKNISSFGIPIVLPEIPASVVVATPALMVASAAMRQSPGSTPSSPVPVLMSPFLSAPKEPGGLLLKAYTAAGGAVTAAGGLPSAGSVIAAAGGGPPTVISNFPQQHQQSGSVLPAAPEIPASYILDAEMAEAPNSSATVVARPFVMHAVGKELFNVVAPAASSPLISDPHNESINLLCEETIPGSPAPNYGGSEQLPAAVGSALAIMGITPLPPETPPPEAVAAIQPQQQPQVQTGQQAQAAKTVEVIPSAPNSSPDSASQDESGEETKKSADHGHEDSSGLETLNKRKRTRKQLPMSAQTTAAVAAQLQSLGKRRRQVSGMRSQKTTATTAGSDTDDNSDNIAPTVGQQHQQQRQSARQQMLPQGNAQPQQQQPLLQQQQASVQQGIQAGNTPGVRPCPYNFLVELDPALSSDECITILRKQIQDLRKAYNTIKGELTVIDRRRKKLRRREREKKQQQLQSQQQGKICA; translated from the exons ATGCAG CAAATGGACGATCCGCCATCGCTGCCCGTGGGCACGGAGGTGAGTGCCAAGTACAAGGGCGCCTTCTGCGAGGCAAAGGTTAGCAAGGTGGTGCGCAACATCAAGGTGAAGGTGGCCTACAAGCAGGGACTGGGCTCTGGCATCGTCTCTGATGATGCCATTAAGGCGCCGACGGGTCAACTGCGCGTGAGTGCCGTGGTGGAGGTGCGTCATCCGGATCGCAAGGAAATCGTCGAGGCGACCATCACCAAGATCCAGGATTGCTCGCAGTACACGGTGGTCTTCGACGATGGAGATATCACCACACTGAGGCGAACGGCTCTGTGCCTAAAGAGTGGCCGGCACTTCAACGAGAGCGAGACGCTGGATCAGCTGCCCCTGACCCACCCAGAGCACTTTGGCAATCCTGTGGTGGGTGGACGAAGGGGCAGACGCCGCGGCCACTTGAACGAAGACAGTTCAGAAGACGATGAAGAAAGCGATGCCAAGGAGGTCGTCAACGAAAAGGAGGAGAACATCGGGAAGGTGGTGTGTGTAGAGACCGAGTCCAAGAAGAAAGACAAAGAGAAGTGGTTCCCCGCTTTGGTGGTGGCGCCCACAGCACAG GCCACTGTCCGCATTCGAGTAAAGGACGAGTACCTGGTGCGCTCGTTCAAGGACGGCCGCTATTACACGGTGCCCAAGAAGGAGGCCACCGAGTTCACACGCGAAGTGGCCAGCAAACAAGATGTGCCTGCTGTGCAGGCGGCCCTCGAGTTCCTGGATAGCAGCATACTTCCTGCCCACTGGGACAGGGACTCGTTGTTCGGCCTTTCAAACATCTCAAGCGATGACGAGGGCGAGATCGACTCGGACTCCTCCGATGATGAGCCGCACGAGGAGAAGGATCGCTTTGTGGCCCAGCTGTACAAGTATATGGATGACAGAGGAACCCCATTGAACAAGGTGCCCTCCATTCAAAGCCGTGACGTGGATCTGTACCGTCTCTTTCGGGCGGTGCAAAAGCGAGGTGGCTACAACCGCGTTACCTCGCAAAATCAGTGGAAGCTCATTGCCATGCGCCTGGGCTTTACGCCGTGCACAGTGAGCGTAATGAATCTGGTAAAGCAGGCGTACAAAAAGTTCCTGCAGCCATACGGCGACTTCCACCGTAAGCTGGGCTGCTCCATGTTGATGACCTCGCGCAATTCCAACCGCAGCAAGGGCAGGAGCCTGGTTCGGGCCAACTCTGTGGCGTCCCCGAAGCCCATGGAGACCACAAAGACGGAAACCATCAGCAAACTGGCCCAGCCCAATCAGACAAGCGTCGTGGCTTCGACTTCGAGCAGTGCAGCAGCCGCGACAGCTTCTTCTACACCGGCCAGAGCCGTATCCACCGCTTCCCAATCCGCAGCCGAGGAGTCCGGCAACACCAGCGAGTCTAGCGTGGTGGTGGAGCCGCCAAAGAAGCAAAGAAAGGGCTCAGCGGCTAGCAGTCAACAGGGAAAGGTCAAGAGCTTAGTGGAAAAGTACGAGGAAAAATCCACAGCAGCCCAAAACTCTTCGACTGCCTCAGTCACCGGACCGGCTGCCAGCGGGTCATCTACAGTCACACCAGCCACTTCGGGAGCACCTTCCACGCCAGCCAACTCATCGTCAGCCACTTCCGGAGGGTCGACAGCCGCTCCGAGTGCTGGAAGCAACAAAGACGCCGAGTCGGATCTGCCGCTGGCCAAGATTAAGgcagcggctgcggctgcagcTTCTACCAGGCACAGCATGGAAAAGGAGACCAACACTAGCTCGGGCAGTAGTGCCTCCGCCTCCAGCAAGGCCAATTCCGCGGAGATGCAGCGCAGTCGTGATGCCTCACCATCGG tCGCTGCACCGCCTCCTGCCGGCGCAGGCACGTCCGCTGCATCCGCCACCTCCCAACCGGCGTCCACCAAGAAGGAGAAGCATCAGCGGAGCAAGCAGGCGGACAAGGAAAAGGACAAAGACAAGGAGGAAAAGCAAGCGAGCAGCGGCAAGCGCAAGAAGGAGAAGATTAGCGTGGAGAAAATCGACACCGGCGACTTTGTGGTGGGGATCGGGGACAAGCTGAAGGTCAACTACCACGAGAAGAAGTCGCCCAGCTCGCACGGCAGCACTTACGAGGCCAAGGTTATCGAAATCAGTGTCCAACGCGGAGTGCCCATGTACCTGGTCCACTACACGGGCTGGAACAATCGCTACGATGAGTGGGTGCCGCGAGAACGGATTGCCGAGAACCTGACCAAAGGGTCCAAGCAAAAGACCCGAACCATAAGCACCAGCAGTGCCAACAGTGGTagtggcggaggaggaggcggctcCCTTTCGGTGCAGGGCTCGCAGCCGCCGGGAGTAGCGGATAAGCTTCAGACCGGCAAGGATGGGTTCTCCAAAATGCCACCATCAGCAGGAAATTCCTCTGGACCAGGCGCTCCATTGCCGTCTGGATCCCTGGGAGGAGCCAGCTCCACTCCTTCGCTGCTGTCCACTGTGGTCAAGACGCCGACGACGGGAGGCGCGAAGCGGGGACGGGGGCGCAGCGACTCCATGCCACCGCGCTCCACGACACCCTCATCGGTGGTGCCCCATTCCGCTCGCACCAAGTCGCCAGCTGCTTCCCAGACGCAACTGCAGCCACAGATGAAAAAGCGACCGACTAGAGTTGTGCCTGGTACCACCACTCCACGACGCGTTTCAGATGCCTCGATGGCTTCCGAATCGGATTCGGACTCGGATGAGCCAGTGCGACGTCCAAAGAGACAGAGTGCCAAAGAGAAACCCCAAACGGGAAAGGCACAGCAGCCCGGAAAGGGAAGGGTGGCCAGCAGGGCTTCCTCCACGGCCCCAGCTCCCCATCCCAGCGATGACTCCGAAGAGGATGAGGAAGATGATGAGCCGGCGGCGGCCCGAGCCGCTCCCtccaagcagcagcaacaacaggctGCCTCTGTGCGGGGATCCCGCGCTGGAGGCAATCGTGCCATGAGCAGTGGCGCCGCTTCCGCCAAGGGACGCGACTACGATCTCAGCGAGATTCGATCGGAGCTGAAGGGATTCCAGCCGAAACTACTAACGAATTCTGCGACCAACGAAGACCGAAAAGATATCGCAAAGCAAGAGTCTTCTGCTGAGCCAGCCCTACAAGACATCAAGAAGGAGCCCAAGCAGGAGTCCTCGGCCAAGAGCAGCTCCACGGAGCTTTCCTCCGAAACCGAGTCCTACGTGGACGAGGACTCGCAGTCCTCCGACTACCGCAAACAACCAAAGGGAGCAGGCGCAGGCAAGAAGGAATCGATGTCCAGTACCTCCAAGTCACATCACGAACCAGTGACCAAAAGAGAGCTGGCTGTCAAGGAAGAACCCCTTAAAATCGAACCTAAAACGGAGCCCAAGGATGAGGAACCGAAGACCAAGCCCTTTTTGTCGGGTGCGGACATCAAACCTACGGCTCTCATAGCACCAGCTAGGTTCGGGAATGCCTCAGCGCCCCAAGCAGCAAGTTCGTCCGTGCCGGGATCTTCTACGGCCAAATACACATCGGTGATTGTAGAGAAGCACCTAACCATCGGTGGCAAGAAGTCCTCGGAACAACATGTGCCCAAAAAGCTAGATCAAGTAAAGAAGCAATCTGGTGGAGCAGCTGCAACTGCCTCTGGCTCTTCTCTATCAGGTCAGGAGTCGAAGAAGTTTGCCGAACCAGTGGCCAACTTAAAAGTGGAAATGCCAGCAGCTTGTTCGCcatcgtcgtcctcctcctcgtccagtTCCTTGTGTTCTACCGGATCTGCGGCGAGTTCCAGTTCGGCCACTCGTTCCCTGCCGGATATGAGCAAGCTTGAGATTAGTAGTGGCACTGCGCCGGGGCCAACGGCGACGGCAGCGGCATCACAGCCAGGCAATGCTGCGCCACCAAGCTCATCAGGTGCTGCCAAGGAGTCAAAATACAGCAGCAGTGGAGGCACTGCCACAGGATTGGGACTCAGCATACGAAAATTACTGTCCTCGGATGTCTATGAGTTTAAGGACACTGAGCCCTTTGAGTTCGAGAAGCGCATTTCTCCGATGGCCTCTGTGGGCGGAACTGTGGCTGCCGGAGCCACGGGAGGCGGAGCAGTTGTGGGTGCAGGAGCCTCCGTAATCACGGCAGTGATGCCAACACCAGGAGCCTCGGGATCTGGCGGAACAGCAAGTGCCTCCACTTCAGCCGCGGCGGTGGTCAGCTCGGCGGCGAGGAAGCAAGCACTTAAGGCCAGCGCAATGCTGCAGAGTCTGGAGCAGCACCAGCTGCCTCCCGCTGGCCACGAGCGTAGCTACAATCCAATGACGACAGCAATAACCGGACTGACAGCGCCCAAGCTAAAGAAGAGGGGTTCTCCATTGAAAGAACCCGCCTTGAGCCTGGAAAAGCCGAAGATCTACAAGCAAGACAAGGACCAAGTCCAGCAACCGCCGGAACAGAAGGCGCAGCAGCTAACGCCATCCACATTAAAGGTGCTACAGCCTATAGGACAAGTGTCTCCTGCAACTAGTAATCCAGTGAAGATGCACACTCCGCCAGGATCAGCAGCCCATGCGGCGTCAGGGGCGTCTTTGAATACGCCAACCTCATCGAGTGGCCAAGCCTTACTGTCCGCTTCTTCTACACCTAGCCAACTGGCTCCGCATCACGCCACACCCTTCGATGCATTGAGGAAGTCACCCAGTTTCAATCTCAACATCACCGCCCTGAATGAGGAATTGGCGCAGACTGTCCAGGAAACCACTCGTGCGCTAACGGATGCGCTGCAGCCTCCGACAACTCCTGGACCACCGTCTCTGCCAACAAGTGTGTCGATCCCAGCCCCAGTAACGCCAGTGATAACTCCAACGCCCACAGCAGTTCTGAGCTGCCCCAGCACACCACCCACAGGAGCTAGTGCAGTTCTTGCCTCGCCCAAGTTGAGCACTCCACCCCAATCCTCCAATGCCAACAAGCCGCCTGCTCCCCATATCGTCGGCAGCCCGTTCATCGAAACCAGAAACGTGTTCGAGCTAAGCACATCCAACGAGGGCAGTGGCTACAGTTCTGGCGAGTCCAAGGACAACAAGCTGGAGAAACTGGAGAACGTTAAAATCTTGCTGGCCGGAGCAGCAGGTCCCTTTGATTTGGATGCCGGAAGCTATGAGCAGAAGCCCAGCTCCATAGCGGACAAGGTGCTGAAGGCTATCAGCCAGAAAAAGGAGGAGGTAGAGAACAACAAGAGCAAGCCCCAAGCAGAACCCATCGCCGCTGCCAAGACTTCGGGGAGTGAGGAAGTGGTGCCCACCCCGCCAGCCAAACTGGAACTATGCAGCAGTGCCATTAAGCTGGATACTCTTAAGTTGCTGAGCGAACCACTCAAAATACAAACGGGTCCCCTGCTGGGTGAACTTTACAGACCGGGTCCAGCGACCAGCAGTCCGGAAACCAAGTCCATTCTAGAATCTTCGCTTCCCGCGAAGAACAGCGAGTTGAGCGAGACAATCCAGAAACTCGAGTGTGCCATCCAACAGCGGAAGACGCCAGTGGGCGGAGCCCTGTCCCTGGCCAGCTCTACGGCAGGAACTCCGCCCGCCGCCCATACGCCGAACTCCACGGCCACCGCAGGAGCAGGTTTCTCGGACGAGTCCATGGACAGCACCGACTCCGAGCAGCGTCTGGTCATCGAGGATGTAATTGCAGAGgagcacaccaccaccacaacgACTGGCGAGCAAAAGAGCCCGGGATCTGGGCAAGAGGAGGGTCAGACCACTACGGCCACTATGGTGACGACGGTTACCGTCGAGACGGAgggcaccagcagcagcactccAACGCCCCCAGTTCCTGCTCCCGTTAAGTTGGAAGTCAGTGCCAAGGCCCTGCCCGGAATACAGGCTCCCATTCCCCTGAAGCCCTCGGAGGGCAGCTCCTTTGCTGGGAAACTTGCTGCGGTGACTCGGCCTCCGCCGCTCGCCAAGCTCCAACAGCAGGAAGAGGTGGGTCAGGCGAAAAACATAAGCTCTTTCGGCATCCCTATTGTGCTGCCCGAGATCCCCGCCTCTGTGGTGGTGGCCACTCCGGCCCTCATGGTGGCCTCCGCCGCCATGCGCCAAAGTCCAGGCTCCACACCGAGCTCGCCAGTTCCTGTTCTAATGTCACCGTTCCTCAGCGCACCTAAAGAACCAGGGGGATTGTTGCTGAAGGCCTATACAGCAGCGGGCGGAGCAGTGACAGCAGCAGGAGGATTACCCTCAGCCGGAAGCGTAATAGCAGCGGCCGGCGGCGGACCACCCACTGTAATCTCGAATTTCCcccagcagcaccagcagtcGGGCAGCGTCCTTCCGGCTGCACCGGAGATTCCCGCCAGCTACATATTAGATGCGGAGATGGCCGAAGCGCCCAACAGCAGTGCCACAGTGGTGGCGCGACCTTTTGTAATGCACGCCGTGGGCAAGGAACTGTTTAATGTTGTGGCGCCGGCGGCCAGTTCGCCTCTGATCAGCGATCCCCACAACGAATCCATCAATTTGCTCTGCGAGGAAACCATACCGGGCAGTCCGGCCCCCAATTACGGTGGCTCTGAGCAGCTGCCAGCCGCCGTGGGTTCAGCGTTGGCTATTATGGGCATAACGCCCCTGCCCCCTGAAACACCGCCACCCGAAGCGGTTGCTGCCATccagccacagcagcagccacaagtACAAACCGGACAGCAGGCACAAGCGGCCAAGACGGTAGAGGTTATTCCCTCGGCACCCAATAGTTCGCCGGACTCGGCTAGTCAGGATGAGAGCGGCGAGGAGACCAAAAAGAGTGCCGACCACGGGCACGAGGACTCAAGCGGACTGGAGACACTCAACAAGCGCAAGCGAACACGGAAACAGCTGCCGATGAGCGCCCAGACGACGGCCGCCGTGGCTGCTCAACTCCAATCCCTGGGGAAGAGACGACGCCAGGTGTCCGGGATGCGCAGCCAGAAAACCACCGCTACCACAG CGGGATCCGATACCGATGACAACTCGGACAACATAGCGCCAACCGTAGGAcaacagcaccagcagcagcggcagagcGCCCGCCAGCAAATGCTGCCCCAGGGCAACGctcagccgcagcagcaacagccgctcctgcagcagcagcaggcgtcCGTGCAGCAGGGAATCCAAGCGGGCAACACGCCGGGAGTACGTCCATGTCCATACAACTTCCTCGTAGAGCTGG ATCCCGCGCTTAGCTCGGACGAGTGCATCACGATCCTGCGCAAGCAGATCCAGGATCTGCGCAAGGCCTACAACACCATCAAGGGCGAGCTGACGGTCATCGACCGCCGGCGCAAGAAGCTGCGTCGCAGGGAGCGcgagaagaagcagcagcagctgcagagCCAGCAGCAGGGCAAGATCTGTGCCTAG